From a single Capsicum annuum cultivar UCD-10X-F1 chromosome 12, UCD10Xv1.1, whole genome shotgun sequence genomic region:
- the LOC107849709 gene encoding NAC domain-containing protein 104, translating into MMMGDLPPGFSFDPTDEELVLYYLKSKIAPNLHFNFNNIPDLDFSSSHPWELNERALWSKNQWYFFSQVKENIIRATEKGYWKELNMNEPIILKKNCGEKIIGTKKYFVYYITTNIPEQVQTNWIMEEFHLSNSFKKRKNEKLLEWVVCRVHESKNNAEGINCDDDDDDGEVELSALDEVFLSLDDDQEQDEISFPY; encoded by the exons atgatgatggGTGATCTTCCTCCAGGATTTAGCTTTGATCCAACAGATGAAGagcttgttttatattatttgaaaagtAAAATAGCTCCGAATTTGCacttcaatttcaataatattcCTGATCTTGATTTCTCTTCTTCTCATCCTTGGGAACTCAATG AGAGGGCTTTATGGAGCAAAAATCAGTGGTATTTTTTCAGCCAAGTGAAGGAAAATATTATTCGAGCTACAGAAAAAGGATATTGGAAGGAATTAAATATGAATGAGCCAATTATACTCAAAAAAAATtgtggagaaaaaataattggaacAAAGAAGTACTTTGTATACTATATTACTACTAATATTCCTGAACAAGTACAAACTAATTGGATTATGGAAGAATTTCATCTCTCTAATTCCTTcaagaagagaaaaaatgagaAGTTATTG gaATGGGTTGTATGTAGAGTACATGAATCAAAGAACAATGCTGAAGGAATaaattgtgatgatgatgatgatgatggtgaagtTGAGCTATCAGCTTTGGATGAAGTCTTTTTATCATTGGATGATGATCAAGAACAAGATGAAATTAGTTTTCCATATTAA